A stretch of the Clostridium fungisolvens genome encodes the following:
- a CDS encoding FAD-dependent oxidoreductase, whose protein sequence is MRSLEVKNDIHWVGALDPDLRIFDIIMYTPNGTTYNSYVVKGSEKVAIFETVKVQFFDQYIARLKSLNVDINNIDYIVVDHTEPDHAGSVAKLLELSPNAKIVGSAPAIKFMRKIANTEFEAIVVNDKDTLSLGNKTLTFISAPFLHWPDSIYTYVKEDKVLITCDSFGSHFCFEGVFDDLVPAEDHDRYMESLRYYYDCIMGPFKPYVLKAIEKIKDLEIDTICTGHGPVLRTTAWDVVNLYKEWSTPASPREDGKKKITISYVSAYGYTEQLAHKIAEGINSTGAYEIKIYNVIHHDMKDIVADISDSDGILFGSPTIVSELLEPIRDVLSKLNPVIHGGKVAAAFGSYGWSGEAVPRIETRLEELKMKIYGPGLKINFKPSEEDLQKAFEFGVGFGEMVLEKKKSEYNPNSKSILEKIEDPTGELKLWKCVICGEIFESELPPEICPVCGAGSDQFIEVERETATSVKATNDKYVIIGNGAAGFYAAKSIRENNKKGEITIVSKEEVRSYFRPQLSDLITKDIPEEKFYIAPEKWYEENSIKQLLGVTVTDIISDDKVIKLDNGEVLSYDKLILANGSYNFIPPTSVISPNGEKLTELNSFNYSKINGVYTIKDLNDTYEVKNALKDSKNAIVIGGGLLGLEAAYEISRKDTKVTVVEFLPRLLPRQLDEDGSKLFKNIIDKSEVDVILGECCKEVIVENNTVTGIKLASGKIMNCDLLLFSVGVRPHCELAKLAGVDINRGILVNDNMETNIPSVYACGDVAELNGIVYGTWPAAIEMGKVAGTNAVSNCKSFNKFVSSVMFNALGAHVFSAGSVDFADESLEEVANNVPKDQYSKLFFKDDKLVAGILIGGLGKATKILSGIGKGLSKAEALSSGLIS, encoded by the coding sequence ATGCGTTCTTTAGAAGTTAAAAACGATATTCATTGGGTAGGGGCTTTAGATCCCGATTTAAGAATTTTTGATATTATAATGTATACTCCAAACGGAACAACTTATAACTCATACGTAGTTAAAGGTAGTGAAAAAGTGGCTATATTTGAAACTGTTAAAGTCCAATTTTTCGATCAATATATAGCAAGACTTAAAAGTTTAAATGTTGATATAAATAATATAGATTATATTGTAGTTGATCATACAGAACCTGATCATGCTGGATCAGTAGCTAAATTATTAGAACTTTCTCCTAATGCAAAAATAGTTGGGTCTGCTCCAGCTATAAAATTTATGCGTAAGATCGCCAATACAGAATTTGAGGCAATAGTAGTTAATGATAAAGATACTCTAAGTTTAGGTAATAAAACATTAACATTTATATCTGCGCCATTCTTACATTGGCCTGATTCCATATACACTTATGTGAAAGAGGATAAAGTATTAATAACATGTGATTCATTTGGAAGTCATTTCTGCTTTGAAGGAGTATTTGATGACTTAGTACCTGCAGAAGATCATGATAGATACATGGAATCTTTAAGATACTATTATGATTGCATTATGGGACCATTTAAGCCATATGTTTTAAAAGCAATAGAAAAAATAAAAGACCTTGAAATAGACACAATTTGTACAGGTCATGGTCCAGTCCTAAGAACAACTGCATGGGATGTCGTTAATTTATATAAAGAATGGAGCACACCTGCTTCCCCAAGAGAAGACGGCAAGAAAAAAATTACTATATCATATGTTTCAGCATATGGTTATACTGAACAACTAGCTCATAAGATAGCAGAAGGTATTAATTCTACTGGAGCTTATGAAATTAAAATATACAATGTAATTCATCATGATATGAAAGATATTGTTGCTGATATTAGTGATTCTGATGGTATCTTATTTGGTTCACCTACAATAGTTAGTGAATTATTAGAACCTATTAGAGATGTGCTATCAAAATTAAACCCAGTTATACATGGTGGCAAAGTAGCAGCAGCCTTTGGATCCTACGGATGGAGTGGAGAAGCTGTTCCAAGAATAGAAACAAGATTAGAAGAACTTAAGATGAAGATTTACGGACCAGGATTAAAAATAAACTTCAAACCTTCTGAAGAAGACTTACAAAAGGCTTTTGAATTTGGAGTTGGTTTTGGAGAAATGGTTCTAGAAAAAAAAAAATCTGAATACAACCCAAACAGTAAATCAATATTAGAAAAAATCGAGGACCCGACTGGTGAATTAAAACTTTGGAAATGTGTTATATGTGGTGAAATATTCGAAAGTGAATTACCACCTGAAATTTGCCCGGTATGCGGTGCTGGAAGCGATCAATTTATAGAAGTTGAAAGAGAAACTGCTACATCTGTTAAAGCAACTAATGACAAGTATGTTATTATAGGTAATGGTGCAGCTGGCTTCTATGCAGCTAAATCAATAAGAGAAAATAATAAAAAAGGTGAGATTACAATTGTCTCTAAAGAGGAAGTAAGATCCTATTTTAGACCTCAATTATCAGATTTAATTACTAAAGATATTCCTGAAGAAAAGTTCTATATAGCTCCTGAAAAATGGTATGAAGAAAATTCTATAAAGCAATTGCTTGGAGTTACAGTTACAGATATCATATCAGACGATAAAGTTATTAAGTTGGATAATGGCGAAGTATTAAGTTATGACAAGCTAATACTTGCTAATGGAAGTTACAACTTTATTCCCCCTACATCAGTTATATCACCCAATGGAGAGAAGCTAACCGAGCTAAATTCATTTAACTATTCTAAGATTAATGGAGTGTATACAATTAAGGATCTTAATGACACTTATGAAGTTAAGAATGCTTTGAAAGACTCTAAAAATGCAATAGTTATCGGTGGTGGTTTGTTAGGTTTAGAAGCCGCATATGAAATATCTAGAAAAGATACTAAGGTCACTGTAGTAGAATTTTTACCAAGATTGCTTCCTAGACAGTTAGATGAAGATGGTTCAAAGTTATTTAAGAATATAATTGATAAATCTGAAGTAGATGTTATCTTAGGTGAATGTTGCAAAGAAGTTATTGTTGAAAATAATACTGTGACCGGAATTAAACTAGCAAGTGGAAAAATAATGAATTGTGATCTTCTACTATTTTCAGTAGGTGTAAGACCACATTGTGAATTAGCAAAACTTGCAGGGGTAGATATTAATAGAGGTATCTTAGTTAATGACAATATGGAAACAAATATACCTTCTGTCTATGCTTGTGGAGACGTTGCAGAACTTAATGGTATAGTGTATGGCACTTGGCCAGCCGCCATTGAAATGGGCAAGGTAGCCGGAACTAATGCAGTTTCTAACTGTAAGTCATTCAATAAATTTGTTTCATCAGTTATGTTTAATGCTTTAGGAGCTCATGTATTCTCTGCTGGCTCTGTAGATTTCGCAGATGAATCACTTGAAGAAGTTGCTAACAATGTTCCTAAAGATCAGTATAGTAAATTATTCTTTAAAGATGACAAACTTGTCGCTGGCATACTTATCGGTGGGCTAGGAAAAGCAACTAAAATCCTAAGCGGAATAGGTAAAGGATTATCAAAAGCTGAAGCTTTATCCTCAGGTTTGATATCCTAA